From a region of the Sporosarcina ureilytica genome:
- a CDS encoding D-alanyl-D-alanine carboxypeptidase family protein, with the protein MKRASMLVLLVSLFVLFGGKTVKAGSSWAVIDADTGRLLMGSNENVQLPIASLTKIWTAFTMLESGVSLGETTMSPAAASAEGSSIYLEQGTIVGVESLLYGLMLRSGNDAAYALAEYAGGSVEGFVDLMNEKALYYGLNDTYFTNPSGLHDDQHLSTAYETALMMRYAMQNEKFREIASTPMYTFKLGETTYSWANKHRLVRSQDTAIAGKTGFTKAAGRTLVTYFEKDNKRVIVVTLNDGDDWNTHLSLAEKAFSTYRIETVSKKGTYAILPGVQGELKKPIQMLLKKGEAKEISHILQIPRGGDKESIGQWTVYFEREPVLSTEILLSR; encoded by the coding sequence TTGAAACGGGCAAGTATGCTTGTCTTATTAGTTTCATTGTTCGTACTGTTCGGTGGTAAAACGGTAAAGGCTGGATCTTCGTGGGCGGTAATTGACGCGGATACGGGTCGATTATTAATGGGTTCCAATGAAAATGTGCAACTGCCGATTGCAAGCTTAACGAAAATTTGGACTGCATTTACAATGCTGGAAAGCGGAGTTTCACTTGGAGAAACTACAATGTCACCAGCAGCAGCATCCGCAGAAGGGTCATCGATTTATTTGGAACAAGGCACGATAGTTGGCGTTGAAAGTCTGTTATACGGGCTCATGCTCCGTTCAGGAAATGATGCAGCGTACGCGCTCGCAGAATATGCAGGTGGATCAGTAGAAGGTTTTGTCGACTTGATGAACGAAAAGGCATTGTATTACGGATTAAATGATACTTATTTCACAAATCCATCTGGATTGCATGACGATCAGCATTTATCTACAGCTTATGAAACAGCATTAATGATGCGTTATGCCATGCAAAATGAAAAGTTTAGAGAAATTGCATCGACGCCTATGTATACGTTTAAACTTGGAGAAACGACATATAGTTGGGCAAATAAGCATCGACTCGTTCGGTCACAAGACACGGCAATTGCTGGGAAAACAGGGTTTACAAAAGCAGCAGGTCGTACACTTGTCACATATTTCGAGAAAGATAATAAAAGAGTCATCGTCGTAACGTTAAATGATGGGGATGATTGGAATACGCATTTATCATTAGCCGAAAAAGCTTTTTCAACCTATCGTATTGAAACGGTTTCCAAAAAAGGGACGTACGCCATATTACCCGGCGTCCAGGGAGAATTAAAAAAGCCAATTCAAATGCTCTTGAAAAAAGGGGAGGCCAAAGAAATATCGCATATTCTCCAAATTCCTCGTGGAGGAGATAAAGAAAGCATTGGCCA
- the scpB gene encoding SMC-Scp complex subunit ScpB, giving the protein MIESFLFIAGDEGLTLKQLTTLTVEDEATMSQALQDLLNAYEEEKYRGITLKQYGGAYRLVTKAEFAEDIKRLLENPSPQTITKASLEVLAIIAYKQPVTRVEIDDLRGVKSEGPLHTLISRGFIMEKGRSEGTGRAILYGTTDLFLDRFGLESIKDLPPLKLEEDDDAESNDLFMTQFQEAFEIDNDGGGNDT; this is encoded by the coding sequence ATGATTGAAAGTTTTTTATTTATTGCAGGCGATGAAGGTTTAACATTGAAGCAATTGACCACATTAACTGTAGAAGATGAAGCGACAATGAGTCAAGCGCTTCAGGACTTACTGAATGCTTACGAGGAAGAAAAGTATAGAGGGATCACATTAAAGCAATACGGTGGAGCGTATCGCCTCGTGACAAAGGCGGAATTTGCAGAGGATATTAAAAGGTTGCTTGAAAATCCTTCTCCGCAAACAATTACGAAGGCTTCTCTTGAGGTGCTGGCAATTATTGCGTATAAACAACCTGTGACGCGAGTAGAAATAGATGATCTTCGTGGTGTTAAAAGCGAGGGGCCATTACATACACTAATTTCAAGAGGATTTATTATGGAGAAAGGTCGATCGGAAGGAACGGGGCGGGCGATTTTATATGGGACAACTGATTTGTTCCTTGACCGATTTGGTCTTGAATCCATTAAAGATTTACCTCCGCTTAAGCTAGAAGAAGACGATGACGCAGAAAGTAATGACTTATTCATGACACAATTTCAAGAAGCATTTGAAATCGACAATGACGGAGGAGGAAATGATACTTGA
- a CDS encoding segregation/condensation protein A: protein MSYKVRLEVFEGPLDLLLHLINRLEIDIYDIPMAELTEQYIEHLHAMRVLQLDELSEYLVLAATLIEIKSKMLLPIHEDEAFGEEDDFELEDDPRDELVARLIEYRKYKEAAESLKDSADDRADFFTKPPEDIAQYGEVVSVGQEESLNVYDLIGAFQKMMDRNRLRAPLTASITKTEQSVGEKMDDIMEKLVKSGGSCDFYALLESRETGELVITFMSLLELMLRGDIIVSQNDNFESLTVSYLKEGESVVRE from the coding sequence ATGTCCTATAAAGTTCGACTGGAAGTATTTGAAGGACCTTTAGATTTGTTGCTTCATTTAATTAACCGTTTGGAAATCGATATATACGATATTCCAATGGCGGAGTTAACAGAACAGTATATCGAACATTTGCATGCAATGCGTGTTTTGCAACTTGACGAATTAAGTGAGTATCTCGTATTGGCAGCAACTTTAATAGAAATTAAAAGTAAAATGCTCCTTCCTATACATGAAGATGAAGCGTTCGGGGAAGAAGATGATTTTGAATTAGAAGATGACCCGCGTGATGAACTTGTGGCACGTTTAATTGAATACCGCAAGTATAAAGAAGCTGCCGAAAGCTTAAAAGATTCCGCGGACGATCGGGCTGACTTTTTCACAAAACCGCCTGAAGATATCGCGCAATACGGAGAGGTTGTTTCTGTCGGTCAAGAGGAAAGTTTAAATGTTTATGACCTCATTGGTGCATTCCAAAAAATGATGGATCGTAATCGACTTCGAGCACCTCTTACTGCTAGTATAACAAAAACAGAGCAGTCCGTTGGTGAGAAAATGGATGACATTATGGAGAAACTTGTCAAAAGCGGTGGCAGTTGTGATTTTTATGCCCTATTAGAAAGTAGAGAAACGGGTGAGCTAGTCATAACATTCATGTCATTATTGGAATTAATGTTACGTGGAGATATTATCGTTAGCCAAAATGATAATTTTGAAAGTTTGACGGTATCGTATTTGAAAGAAGGCGAAAGTGTTGTGCGAGAATAA
- a CDS encoding DUF309 domain-containing protein, whose translation MKPLYHPYFVKFIVYFNKNQDFFECHEVLEEYWNTFPGRTKEHPLTGYILLSTGLYHWRRGNSIGALRTLKKAKNKLKIMPENFIAYTEGIDFPSLYDHVKKSIDDIEREQPFVSFSISVTSPKLHALVESKEPLMKLLPVESDAIIHKHILRDRSEIIRLRNEKKKGRH comes from the coding sequence TTGAAACCGTTATACCATCCATACTTTGTAAAGTTTATTGTTTATTTTAATAAGAATCAAGATTTTTTTGAATGTCATGAAGTACTCGAAGAATATTGGAATACATTCCCTGGCAGAACAAAAGAACACCCACTGACAGGTTATATTTTGCTTTCAACTGGATTGTATCATTGGCGTAGAGGAAATAGTATCGGAGCACTGCGTACCTTAAAGAAAGCGAAAAATAAATTAAAAATAATGCCTGAAAATTTTATTGCCTATACTGAAGGTATTGATTTCCCATCACTATATGACCATGTTAAAAAAAGCATTGATGACATTGAGCGTGAGCAACCCTTTGTATCCTTTTCAATTTCAGTCACGTCACCCAAACTTCATGCGTTAGTTGAATCAAAAGAGCCGCTCATGAAACTTTTACCTGTTGAGAGTGACGCCATTATCCATAAACATATCTTACGAGATCGGTCCGAAATTATTCGTCTTCGGAACGAAAAAAAGAAGGGCAGACATTAG